A section of the Engraulis encrasicolus isolate BLACKSEA-1 chromosome 8, IST_EnEncr_1.0, whole genome shotgun sequence genome encodes:
- the LOC134454023 gene encoding uncharacterized protein LOC134454023, giving the protein MSPLKYLEIAALIPVCLFPPCLQINAEFRRITTIALQSRFLSQLDILSDSLVKLFKKRTGQIGTHLKTVMSPITQDVDAADADHVDVVRECLLKGLCIYLNEDPSNLIRELVEDDDGRIQRAVEETTLGILVVKRCPSEHPDIVIILEGQQVLGELDNVPLAAALIFGLMYALNLDYPAELKYTFEVLQKIIMELEGTTMSKKCQALQNKLRD; this is encoded by the exons ATGTCACCATTAAAATATCTTGAGATTGCAGCACTAATTCCTGTATGCCTTTTTCCTCCCTGTCTTCAGATCAACGCTGAATTCAGACGGATCACAACAATAGCCTTACAATCCCGATTTCTCTCTCAGTTGGACATTTTGTCTGACAGCCTTGTGAAGCTTTTCAAGAAAAGAACTGGCCAGATCGGCACTCATCTTAAGACTGTTATGTCACCAATTACTCAG GATGTTGATGCCGCTGATGCTGACCATGTTGATGTTGTCCGGGAATGCCTGCTTAAAGGGTTGTGCATCTACCTCAACGAGGACCCAAGCAACCTCATTCGAGAACTTGTG GAAGATGATGATGGCCGGATTCAGAGAGCAGTGGAAGAAACAACACTGGGGATTCTGGTTGTGAAGCGCTGCCCCTCAGAGCATCCTGACATAGTGATCATCCTAGAGGGACAACAGGTACTGGGGGAACTGGACAATGTGCCTTTAGCAGCAGCTCTGATATTTGGGCTGATGTATGCTCTGAATCTCGATTACCCAGCAGAGCTCAAATATACATTTGAGGTTCTGCAAAAGATCATCATGGAGTTAGAGGGCACCACCATGTCAAAGAAATGCCAGGCCCTGCAAAACAAACTCCGTGATTAA